One window of Ralstonia pickettii DTP0602 genomic DNA carries:
- a CDS encoding dihydropyrimidinase (catalyzes the hydrolytic cleavage of imides that range from linear to heterocyclic and that include hydantoins, dihydropyrimidines, and phthalimides~K01464: E3.5.2.2, DPYS; dihydropyrimidinase [EC:3.5.2.2]), protein MSSIVKQFDLIIRNGTVVTASDTMQCDIGIAGGRIVQLGHDLGEAAQTIDASGKLVLPGGVDAHCHLDQPMPDGLKMADDFRTGSISAACGGTTTVIPFAAQEKGHSLRAAVSDYHRRADGKAVVDYAFHLIVADPTEAVLRDELPGLIREGYSSFKVYMTYDDLKLNDREILEVLSVARQEGALVMVHAENSDCIAWLTEKLESAGNTAPRFHALARPMAIEREATHRAITFSELVDVPILIVHVSGKEAVEQIRWARNRGMKIFAETCPQYLFLTADDLDQPGYHGAKCVCSPPPRDRSNQEVIWDGLGDGLFTIFSSDHAPFRYEDPQGKMPGGKEVPFQYIPNGIPGLETRLPLLFSAGVNGGRISVNQFVALTSTNPAKLYGLHPRKGTIAIGADADLAIWDPQREVVIRNADLHHAVDYTPYEGLRVTGWPVTTLVRGKVVAHEGEVRAEAGHGQFLPCALPEMARPRYRTSGGSL, encoded by the coding sequence GTGAGCAGTATCGTGAAACAGTTCGACCTGATCATCCGCAACGGCACCGTGGTGACCGCCAGCGACACCATGCAGTGCGATATCGGCATCGCCGGCGGCCGCATCGTGCAGCTCGGCCATGACCTGGGCGAGGCCGCTCAGACCATCGACGCCAGCGGCAAGCTGGTGCTGCCGGGCGGCGTCGATGCGCACTGCCACCTGGACCAGCCGATGCCGGACGGCCTCAAGATGGCCGACGACTTCCGCACCGGGTCGATCTCGGCGGCGTGCGGCGGGACCACTACCGTGATCCCGTTCGCCGCGCAGGAGAAGGGCCATTCGCTGCGCGCCGCGGTCAGCGACTACCACCGCCGCGCCGACGGCAAGGCGGTGGTCGACTACGCCTTCCACCTGATCGTGGCCGATCCCACCGAGGCGGTGCTGCGCGACGAGTTGCCGGGGCTGATCCGCGAGGGCTATTCCTCGTTCAAGGTCTACATGACCTACGACGACCTCAAGCTGAACGACCGCGAGATTCTCGAGGTGCTGTCGGTGGCCCGGCAGGAAGGCGCGCTGGTGATGGTGCATGCCGAGAACTCCGACTGCATCGCCTGGCTGACCGAAAAGCTGGAGTCGGCGGGCAATACCGCCCCCCGTTTCCACGCGCTGGCCCGGCCGATGGCGATCGAGCGCGAGGCCACGCACCGTGCCATCACCTTCTCGGAACTGGTCGACGTGCCGATCCTGATCGTGCATGTGTCAGGCAAGGAAGCGGTCGAGCAGATCCGCTGGGCGCGCAACCGCGGCATGAAGATCTTTGCCGAGACCTGCCCGCAGTACCTGTTCCTGACCGCCGACGACCTCGACCAGCCCGGCTACCACGGCGCCAAGTGCGTGTGCAGCCCGCCGCCGCGCGACCGCAGCAACCAGGAGGTGATCTGGGACGGCCTGGGCGATGGCCTGTTCACGATCTTTTCGTCCGATCACGCACCGTTCCGCTACGAGGACCCGCAGGGCAAGATGCCCGGCGGCAAGGAGGTGCCGTTCCAGTACATCCCGAATGGCATCCCGGGGCTGGAAACGCGGCTGCCGCTGCTTTTCTCCGCCGGGGTGAATGGCGGGCGCATTTCGGTCAATCAGTTTGTCGCGCTGACCTCGACCAATCCCGCCAAGCTGTACGGCCTGCATCCGCGCAAGGGCACCATCGCCATCGGCGCCGATGCCGACCTGGCGATCTGGGACCCGCAGCGCGAGGTGGTGATCCGCAACGCCGACCTGCACCATGCGGTCGACTACACCCCTTACGAAGGCCTGCGCGTGACTGGCTGGCCAGTGACCACGCTGGTGCGCGGCAAGGTGGTGGCGCACGAGGGCGAGGTGCGCGCCGAGGCCGGCCACGGGCAGTTCCTGCCGTGCGCGTTGCCGGAAATGGCGCGGCCGCGCTACCGGACTTCCGGCGGCAGCTTGTAA
- a CDS encoding membrane protein has product MQAVSIDAAAKGASPQKQSVARVAGASLAGTTLEFYDHFIYGSAAALVFPKLFFPQSDPLTATLLSFASYGVAFVARPLGAAIFGHFGDKMGRKSILIITLLMMGLATFGIGLLPTYAAAGALAPVLLVLLRVVQGLALGGEWGGAAIMVNELDPEGKRRGILGSLVQLAAPIGLLLANGVFALVTWQVSEEAFLSWGWRVPFLLSALLVGVGLYIRSNVRESGMFEKLEESHAEARAPIMEVLRNYKKQLLIAFGARLGGDIAFYVFTLFLLYFVPTKLGLPKSIALNAVLLGAVAQILFIPVAGFLADRIGRRPVLMIGGIGGAVWAFVFFTLVKTGSPALIMLASFVGMVLVSFMFSPLASFLPELFATRVRVTGASLGFQFAGVFGGALAPLIAIGLLDRFGSTAPVAIYLAVVCALIAVAAAAARETNRMHLSDADR; this is encoded by the coding sequence ATGCAAGCAGTCAGCATCGACGCCGCGGCAAAAGGCGCGTCGCCCCAGAAGCAATCCGTCGCGCGTGTTGCCGGGGCGAGCCTCGCCGGCACCACGCTCGAGTTCTACGACCACTTCATCTACGGATCGGCCGCCGCGCTGGTCTTCCCCAAGCTGTTCTTCCCGCAGAGCGACCCGCTGACCGCGACGCTGCTGTCCTTTGCCAGCTACGGCGTGGCCTTCGTGGCGCGGCCGCTGGGCGCGGCGATCTTCGGCCACTTCGGCGACAAGATGGGCCGCAAGTCCATCCTCATCATCACGCTGCTGATGATGGGCCTGGCCACCTTCGGCATCGGCCTGTTGCCGACCTATGCCGCCGCCGGCGCGCTGGCGCCGGTGCTGCTGGTGCTGCTGCGCGTGGTGCAGGGCCTGGCGCTGGGCGGCGAGTGGGGCGGGGCCGCGATCATGGTCAACGAGCTAGACCCTGAAGGTAAGCGGCGCGGCATCCTCGGCAGCCTGGTGCAGCTGGCGGCGCCAATCGGGCTGCTGCTGGCCAACGGCGTATTCGCGCTGGTGACCTGGCAGGTGTCGGAAGAAGCGTTCCTGAGCTGGGGCTGGCGCGTGCCGTTCCTGCTGTCGGCGCTGCTGGTCGGCGTCGGCCTCTACATCCGCTCCAATGTGCGTGAATCCGGCATGTTCGAGAAGCTGGAGGAATCGCACGCCGAAGCGCGCGCGCCGATCATGGAAGTGCTGCGCAACTACAAGAAGCAGCTGCTGATCGCCTTCGGCGCGCGGCTGGGCGGCGATATCGCCTTCTACGTGTTCACGCTGTTCCTGCTGTATTTCGTGCCGACCAAGCTGGGCCTGCCCAAGAGCATCGCGCTCAATGCCGTGCTGCTGGGCGCGGTGGCGCAGATCCTGTTTATCCCGGTGGCAGGTTTCCTGGCCGACCGCATCGGGCGCCGCCCGGTGCTGATGATCGGCGGCATCGGCGGTGCGGTGTGGGCCTTTGTCTTCTTCACGCTGGTCAAGACGGGCAGCCCGGCGCTGATCATGCTGGCTTCGTTCGTCGGCATGGTGCTGGTGTCGTTCATGTTCTCGCCGCTGGCGTCGTTCCTGCCGGAGTTGTTCGCCACCCGGGTGCGCGTGACTGGTGCCTCGCTCGGCTTCCAGTTTGCCGGCGTGTTCGGTGGCGCGCTGGCTCCGCTGATCGCGATCGGCCTGCTCGACCGCTTTGGCAGCACTGCGCCGGTGGCGATCTACCTGGCGGTGGTGTGCGCGCTGATCGCAGTCGCCGCGGCTGCCGCGCGTGAAACCAATCGCATGCACCTGTCCGACGCGGACCGCTGA